The Stenotrophomonas sp. BIO128-Bstrain region CTGATCGGTGCGACCACTCGTGCCGGCCTGCTGACCGCGCCGCTGCGCGACCGCTTCGGCATCGTGCATCGGCTGGAGTTCTATACGCCCGAAGAGCTGACGAAGATCGTCCGGCGCTCGGCCAGCATCCTCAACATCGACTGCACCGCCGAAGGGGCGGCCGAGATCGCCCGGCGCTCGCGCGGCACGCCGCGTATCGCCAACCGGCTGCTGCGCCGGGTACGCGACTTCGCGCAGGTGAAGGCGGCCGGCCACATTGACCAGGCCGTCGCCCAGGCCGCCATGCAGATGCTCAAGGTCGACCCGGAAGGCTTCGACGAGCTCGATCGGCGCCTGCTGCGGACCATGGTCGATTACTTCGACGGCGGTCCGGTCGGGATCGAATCGCTGGCCGCCGCGCTCTCCGAAGAGCGTGGCACGCTGGAAGACGTGGTCGAACCCTATCTGATCCAGCAGGGCTTCCTGATCCGCACCGCCCGGGGCCGCATGTGCACGCACAAGGCTTACCGGCACATGGGCCTGAAGCCGAAGAATCCGCCGGCCGACCTGTTCGCGGAGGTCCCGGATGTCGGTTGATCCCCGGGTTGAGCCCCGATTCAGTTGGCCGACACGCATTTACTGGGAAGATACCGACGCTGGCGGGGTCGTGTACCACGCCCGCTACGTGGCCTTCATGGAACGGGCGCGGACCGAATGGATGCGCGCATTGGGGTATGGTCAGGAGCGCATGCGCTGCGACCACGGCCTGGTGTTCGCGGTGCGCAGCATGACCATGGATTTCCTCAAGCCGGCGCGGCTGGACGATGCGCTGGCGGTCACCGCCACGCTGGTGCAGTGCAAGCGTGCCAGCATGGTGTTCGCCCAGGCCGTGTGCCGGGGCGAGGAAACACTGCTGACCGCGCAGGTGAAGATCGCCGCGCTCGATGCAGCCACCTTCAAACCGCGTGGCATGGACGATGCACTGCATGCCGCGCTGAAACACCTCGAATTTCCAGAATCCGCATACTGAGGAACAACGGATGATCGCAATGCTCCTGGCCCTGCAGGCCACGGTGACCGAAGCGCTGCCGCAGGAAGTCACCAGCGCCGCGGCGCAGACTGTCGCCCAAGCCGCGCACGGCGGTGGCATCAACTACCTGGACTTGATGGTCAAGGCCAGCATCCCGGTGAAGATCATCGTGCTGCTGCTGCTGGCCGGCTCGTTCATCAGCTGGGTGATCATCTTCCGCAAGGCGCGCGTGTTCAACGCCGCCAACCGCGCTGCCGATGAGTTCGAAAGCCGCTTCTGGTCTGGTGCGGACCTGGGCAAGCTGTACAGCTCGGCGACCGACCGCAACCGCCAGGTCGGTGGCCTGGAAGCGATCTTCGAATCG contains the following coding sequences:
- the ruvB gene encoding Holliday junction branch migration DNA helicase RuvB, whose protein sequence is MTDDRIIGAGATREDEGTDASIRPKRMADYLGQAPVREQLSIYIEATKARGDALDHVLIFGPPGLGKTTLSHVIANELGVALRVTSGPVIEKAGDLAALLTNLQPHDVLFIDEIHRLSPVVEEVLYPAMEDFQIDIMIGEGPAARSIKIDLPPFTLIGATTRAGLLTAPLRDRFGIVHRLEFYTPEELTKIVRRSASILNIDCTAEGAAEIARRSRGTPRIANRLLRRVRDFAQVKAAGHIDQAVAQAAMQMLKVDPEGFDELDRRLLRTMVDYFDGGPVGIESLAAALSEERGTLEDVVEPYLIQQGFLIRTARGRMCTHKAYRHMGLKPKNPPADLFAEVPDVG
- the ybgC gene encoding tol-pal system-associated acyl-CoA thioesterase produces the protein MSVDPRVEPRFSWPTRIYWEDTDAGGVVYHARYVAFMERARTEWMRALGYGQERMRCDHGLVFAVRSMTMDFLKPARLDDALAVTATLVQCKRASMVFAQAVCRGEETLLTAQVKIAALDAATFKPRGMDDALHAALKHLEFPESAY